From Primulina tabacum isolate GXHZ01 chromosome 2, ASM2559414v2, whole genome shotgun sequence, one genomic window encodes:
- the LOC142537664 gene encoding uncharacterized protein LOC142537664, translated as MPPRCAPNTDNQAEHNEDRQENAPPPPYGDDAIRALEGMIRFFEQQFQHAHRPQHDIYDQFWMLGPREFSGTTDPFDAEGWIRSLEIHFHYLNMGDADRVRCTTYIFRDDASLWWEGVEHGIDFATLTWVHFKETFYEKYFTTDVRGRLKREFMSLRQGDTTVAKFVRKFERDCHFVPLFARDATEKTRHFMDGIRPTIRRDVMMM; from the coding sequence atgcctcctagatgtGCACCTAATACTGATAATCAAGCCGAACATAATGAAGATCGTCAAGAGAATGCACCCCCGCCTCCTTATGGGGATGATGCTATTCGCGCACTAGAGGGCATGATACGTTTTTTCGAGCAGCAGTTTCAGCATGCTCATAGACCACAACATGACATTTATGATCAGTTTTGGATGCTCGGTCCGAGGGAGTTTTCTGGCACTACCGACCCTTTTGAtgctgagggttggattcgatctCTCGAGATTCACTTCCATTATTTGAATATGGGAGACGCTGACAGAGTTAGGTGTACCACTTACATCTTTAGAGATGATGCTTCCCTTTGGTGGGAAGGTGTGGAACATGGGATTGACTTCGCTACACTTACATGGGTTCACTTCAAGGAAACTTTCTATGAAAAGTACTTCACTACTGATGTTCGAGGGCGTttgaagagggagtttatgagtctccgccaggggGACACGACTGTGGCTAAATTTGTGAGAAAGTTTGAGAGggattgtcactttgtacccctatTTGCTAGGGATGCTACTGAGAAGACGAGACACTTTATGGATGGTATCCGACCTACTATCCGCcgtgatgtgatgatgatgTGA